Proteins co-encoded in one Gossypium arboreum isolate Shixiya-1 chromosome 11, ASM2569848v2, whole genome shotgun sequence genomic window:
- the LOC108479765 gene encoding KH domain-containing protein At5g56140-like: MTSSVGGGGRYMAFSPSPSAPHSPHLSGLRSAAAALLDQEKYLSELLAERYKLSPFMTVIPHTCRLLNQEILRITTLLGNASVLGQNGLEQASPLVSGGTFSNGGADMNRWMSQFQSEMPGLVQPSLAENWLNSQSGSSGLIVKRTIRVDIPVDKYPNYNFVGRLLGPRGNSLKRVEANTECRVLIRGRGSIKDPAREEMMRGKPGYEHLNEPLHILIEAELPVEIVDARLMQAREILEDLLKPTDESQDFYKKQQLRELAMLNGTLREEGSPMSGSLSPFQNSLGMKRAKTRG, encoded by the exons ATGACTTCATCGGTCGGTGGCGGAGGCAGATACATGGCCTTCTCTCCGTCGCCTTCCGCCCCTCACTCTCCCCATCTATCCGGCCTTCGCTCCGCAGCCGCCGCTCTCCTTGACCAGGAGAA ATATCTCTCGGAGTTACTGGCAGAGCGTTACAAGCTTAGTCCATTTATGACAGTGATTCCTCATACCTGTAGACTGTTGAACCAAG AAATTTTGCGTATAACTACACTGTTGGGGAATGCATCAGTTTTAGGTCAAAATGGGCTTGAACAAGCTAGCCCCCTGGTTTCTGGAGGAACATTTTCAAATGGAGGAGCCGATATGAACAGATGGATGTCACAGTTTCAATCAGAA ATGCCTGGTTTAGTACAACCCTCTTTGGCTGAGAACTGGCTGAATTCTCAAAGTGGCTCATCCGGTCTTATTGTTAAGAGAACAATCAGAGTGGATATTCCTGTCGACAAGTATCCTAAT TACAATTTTGTTGGCCGCCTCCTTGGTCCTAGGGGCAACTCTCTTAAGCGTGTGGAGGCAAATACGGAGTGCCGTGTCCTTATAAGAGGTCGGGGCAGTATTAAAGATCCTGCTAGG GAGGAAATGATGAGAGGAAAACCCGGGTATGAACATCTGAATGAACCTCTTCATATCCTAATTGAGGCAGAATTACCCGTTGAAATAGTTGATGCTCGCCTAATGCAAGCACGTGAGATACTTGAAGATTTGCTGAAGCCTACC GATGAATCCCAGGATTTCTATAAGAAACAACAGCTGCGAGAGCTAGCAATGCTGAATGGTACACTTCGTGAGGAAGGCTCTCCAATGTCTGGTTCTTTATCCCCTTTCCAAAACAGCCTCGGAATGAAGCGAGCAAAGACTAGGGGGTAA
- the LOC108477366 gene encoding protein NOI4-like: MSDQGRPLPKFGEWDVNDPASADGFTVIFNKARDEKKTGGKPESLEKADTHGKPGADPNKPQSKKWLCCVQAPQAES, translated from the exons ATGTCG GACCAGGGTCGACCATTGCCGAAATTTGGTGAATGGGATGTCAACGATCCTGCATCAGCTGATGGATTTACAGTGATCTTTAACAAGGCAAGGGATGAGAAGAAAACAGGTGGCAAACCGGAGTCACTGGAAAAGGCTGACACTCATGGTAAGCCTGGAGCCGACCCCAACAAACCCCAATCC AAAAAATGGCTTTGCTGCGTTCAAGCCCCGCAGGCGGAATCTTGA
- the LOC108476597 gene encoding WPP domain-interacting protein 1-like has protein sequence MDLESECSAVESLEDNESTQHTVPHVDANKIKDNHVDDSKSKDNGLCGNDDQTQRLSTDRRVVSDDFAVDSHANGPVGTIRSMHLPTVPVESPAAPSPPTTKGYGLKKWRRIRRDFVKDPTATVDGCKILKRGLSGSANPTEPQQNASAEIKQNNKPHIGPLNILKNTNVASGFMNHSPSSDSRFAVGVPSAATTDSENSEDRSSKSSTAASMPKTRYDLPTVLGYVHGKNRMKNLSGKFVGNSSKKAQQGKGYVESSKKPRGERINIEKENSQSSVESDSRSSNFGFVLSPVSVTSNGKQSGSSMNHDRRNGDEAHEGEGQSNEEVQTTHRKESSCEIEELSLDDLGVNLSWEAKEEKSESHQLSPDQDPLVNSILSLRSVQEALESELYKFGEIGKENASQDNDSVSMKNDHVDSTFADQETSPSDRLASEKMSGSTLGSLETQFFTLTHKVKYLESKLEEARAVLQARDSKISELETSVNGSRSRNEEPGSTAGLRQEKYREMEFDLEGLFQQRMEAEIEFLTLNRAVQKLKVSVGNHHLKVSEDQTPFAREQAWMSNKLGEAENTAAATPMIQARELEKSYGDALGTNNVLMMQRRVFKVTLCFFMQLVLLILVFVWVVLQLSSHSGMVVPT, from the exons ATGGATTTGGAGAGTGAATGTTCTGCGGTTGAATCTTTGGAGGATAATGAATCCACTCAACACACTGTGCCTCATGTTGATGCTAATAAGATCAAGGATAATCACGTTGATGATTCCAAGAGTAAGGATAATGGGCTATGCGGGAATGATGATCAGACACAGAGGTTGTCCACTGATCGTCGTGTTGTTTCTGATGATTTCGCAGTGGATAGTCATGCGAATGGTCCTGTTGGGACTATACGGTCGATGCATTTGCCTACTGTACCAGTTGAATCTCCTGCTGCACCGTCTCCTCCTACCACCAAAGGCTATGGATTGAAGAAATGGAGGCGTATCAGAAGAGATTTTGTTAAGGATCCAACCGCCACTGTGGATGGTTGTAAAATATTGAAGCGAGGTTTGTCCGGTTCTGCTAATCCAACTGAACCTCAACAGAATGCATCAGCTGAGATCAAGCAGAATAATAAGCCTCATATTGGGCCTCTGAATATATTGAAGAACACAAATGTTGCTAGTGGGTTCATGAATCATAGCCCCAGTTCAGATTCCAGATTTGCAGTTGGGGTGCCTTCTGCTGCTACTACTGACTCTGAAAATAGCGAGGATCGAAGTAGCAAGTCTTCTACGGCAGCCAGTATGCCAAAGACGAGATATGACCTGCCTACTGTTTTGGGGTATGTGCATGGGAAAAACCGTATGAAGAATTTAAGTGGAAAATTTGTGGGTAATTCAAGTAAAAAAGCTCAACAGGGAAAGGGTTATGTTGAAAGCAGTAAGAAGCCAAGAGGAGAAAGGATCAACATCGAGAAGGAAAACTCTCAATCCAGTGTTGAATCGGACTCAAGAAGCTCCAACTTTGGCTTTGTGTTGAGTCCAGTTTCAGTGACAAGCAACGGAAAGCAAAGTGGAAGTTCCATGAATCATGATAGGAGAAATGGTGATGAAGCTCATGAAGGTGAAGGCCAGAGCAATGAGGAAGTACAGACTACTCATAGGAAAGAAAGTTCCTGTGAaattgaagaactttcacttGATGATTTGGGTGTGAACTTGTCTTGGGAGGCTAAGGAAGAAAAAAGTGAGAGTCACCAACTTTCACCAGATCAGGATCCATTGGTCAACTCTATTCTTTCTCTCCGTTCTGTCCAAGAAGCCCTTGAAAGTG AATTATATAAATTCGGGGAGATTGGAAAGGAAAATGCATCTCAAGATAATGATTCGGTTAGCATGAAAAATGATCATGTAGATTCTACTTTTGCTGATCAGGAAACTAGCCCATCTGACCGATTAGCTTCTGAAAAGATGAGTGGAAGTACTTTGGGTTCCTTGGAAACTCAGTTTTTCACCTTAACACACAAAGTAAAATATTTGGAGAGCAAACTAGAGGAAGCGAGGGCTGTACTGCAGGCAAGGGATTCAAAGATTTCTGAACTGGAAACCAGTGTAAATGGTAGCAGGTCAAGGAACGAAGAACCAGGAAGCACGGCAGGGTTGCGGCAAGAAAAATACAGAGAAATGGAATTTGACCTTGAGGGCCTCTTTCAACAGAGAATGGAGGCTGAAATCGAGTTTCTAACCCTAAACAGGGCAGTACAAAAGTTGAAAGTTTCTGTAGGCAATCATCATCTCAAAGTATCTGAAGATCAAACACCATTCGCCAGGGAGCAAGCCTGGATGTCAAATAAGCTGGGAGAGGCAGAAAATACAGCTGCTGCAACACCAATGATACAAGCAAGGGAGTTGGAGAAGTCTTATGGAGATGCCTTAGGTACCAACAACGTTTTGATGATGCAGAGGAGAGTGTTTAAGGTAACGTTATGTTTTTTCATGCAGTTGGTGTTACTCATTTTAGTGTTCGTGTGGGTCGTCTTGCAGTTATCATCCCATTCAGGGATGGTTGTTCCCACCTGA
- the LOC108477346 gene encoding chloride channel protein CLC-f-like, which yields MMHGLLEVLSQIRQSSSSQQQGFDLVAGVFPTIKAIQAAITLGTGCSLGPEGPSVDIGKSCANGFSLTMENNRERRIALVAAGAASGISSGFNAAVAGCFFAIETVLRPLRAENSPPFTTAMIILASVISSTVSSALLGTEPAFTVPSYDLKSAAELPLYLVLGMLCGIVSVVFTRLVSWFTKAFEFIKEKYGLPAVICPALGGFGAGMIALKYPGILYWGFTNVNEIVHTGKTLSAPGIWLLTQLAAAKVVATALCKGSGLVGGLYAPSLMMGAAVGAVFGGSAAKLTNSAIPGIAALAQPQAYALVGMAATLASVCSVPLTSVLLLFELTKDCRILLPLMGAVGLAIWVPSVANQNKETEISITRNLGRGYSSLYAAEELSDIEKAANHEVIDEDLLLEDLRVSEAMSKKYLKVSMAVTVKEAMKCMHDSHQNCVLLVDKDDLLEGILTYGDIRRYLSKKQSDVSIDDSTALDVNTCLVSSVCTRGITYRGQERALLTCYPETNLAIAKVLMEAKEIKQLPVVKSSGEARKGRKRRIVGVLYYETIWNCLREEINHRKSVHQQRKENNVEEVMNSH from the exons ATGATGCATGGTTTACTTGAGGTATTGTCTCAAATAAGGCAATCCAGTTCTTCACAACAACAAGGTTTTGATTTGGTTGCTGGGGTTTTCCCTACAATAAAGGCTATCCAGGCTGCCATAACTTTAGGCACTGGTTGTTCTTTGGGTCCTGAAGGCCCTAGTGTAGACATTGGAAAATCATGTGCCAATGGATTCTCATTAACGATGGAAAACAACAGAGAAAGGAGGATTGCACTTGTGGCAGCTGGAGCAGCATCTGGGATTTCTTCAG GTTTTAATGCTGCTGTTGCTGGTTGCTTCTTTGCTATTGAGACTGTGTTAAGGCCTCTTCGTGCTGAAAACTCCCCTCCATTTACAACTGCGATGATAATTTTGGCCTCAGTAATCTCATCTACAGTATCAAGTGCTTTACTTGGGACAGAACCAGCTTTCACTGTGCCATCATATGATTTGAAATCTGCTGCTG AGCTACCATTATACCTGGTATTGGGAATGTTATGTGGCATTGTAAGTGTAGTATTCACTCGTTTGGTTTCTTGGTTCACAAAGGCATTTGAGTTTATCAAGGAGAAATACGGACTTCCTGCTGTAATCTGTCCTGCTTTAGGTGGTTTTGGAGCTGGAATGATAGCTCTTAAGTATCCTGGAATACTGTACTGGGGCTTTACAAATGTCAATGAAATCGTGCATACTGGGAAGACTTTATCAGCTCCTGGAATCTGGTTGCTAACCCAACTAGCAGCAGCCAAAGTTGTTGCCACTGCTTTGTGTAAGGGGTCTGGACTTGTAGGTGGCCTTTACGCACCAAGTTTGATGATGGGTGCTGCGGTTGGTGCTGTGTTTGGAGGTTCAGCTGCTAAACTTACAAATTCAGCTATTCCTGGAATTGCTGCTCTTGCACAGCCTCAAGCATATGCACTG GTTGGAATGGCTGCCACATTAGCTTCAGTTTGTTCAGTGCCCCTAACTTCAGTTCTGCTGCTCTTTGAGCTGACAAAAGATTGCAGGATATTACTTCCTCTCATG GGGGCTGTCGGATTAGCGATATGGGTTCCTTCTGTGGCTAACCAGAACAAGGAGACTGAAATATCTATTACAAGGAATTTAGGTAGAGGTTATTCTTCCCTTTATGCTGCTGAGGAACTTTCTGACATAGAAAAGGCTGCTAACCACGAAGTAATAGATGAAGATCTGCTTCTCGAAGATTTGAGG GTTTCCGAGGCCATGTCAAAGAAGTATTTAAAGGTATCAATGGCTGTTACTGTAAAAGAAGCAATGAAATGCATGCATGACAGCCACCAGAATTGTGTACTCCTGGTTGATAAAGATGACCTTCTGGAGGGGATTCTCACATATGGTGATATTAGACGGTATCTGTCCAAGAAGCAAAGTGATGTCTCCATCGATGATTCAACAGCTCTGGAT GTGAATACATGTCTTGTTTCCTCTGTCTGCACTCGAGGGATAACCTACCGAGGGCAAGAGCGTGCACTTTTAACATGTTATCCAGAAACCAACTTGGCCATTGCCAAGGTGTTGATGGAGGCCAAGGAGATAAAGCAATTGCCAGTGGTGAAATCTAGTGGGGAAGCCCGTAAAGGAAGGAAGCGAAGAATCGTTGGTGTTCTTTATTACGAAACAATATGGAACTGCCTTAG AGAAGAGATAAATCATAGGAAATCAGTGCATCAGCAAAGGAAAGAGAATAATGTGGAGGAGGTGATGAATAGCCATTag